Part of the Zingiber officinale cultivar Zhangliang chromosome 6A, Zo_v1.1, whole genome shotgun sequence genome, GAAGAAAATGCATGACAAGGAAGCCAAGTCCTCCTGGAGTTCCACCATCAGTTTGGAGAAGAGAGAGCAGTTTGAAGAGCGAGCCGAGACAATCTTGATCCTTATCAAGCAAAGATTTCCTGGGATCCCTCAATCGGCTCTGGACATAAGCAAGATCCAATACAACAATGTAAGAAACACAATTCAAAGAATTGTCTTGACACAGCCATATATAATTCAACTATTCCTTTCTACAGGATGTTGGATTGGCGATCCTCGAGAGCTACTCGAGGGTCTTGGAAAGCTTAGCTCACTTGGTTATTTCACGAATTGATGATGTTTTTTACGCGGATTCTCTCGCTAAAGGTCCAACGACCAAGAGTTCAAACGCGAGGCAATCCTTCTCCAATGTAGCACCGGCGAATAAGCCGGATAACAGAGAAGAATTGGTGACTCTATCGGATTTCATGAGCTGGCCGAGCGAGTCGGAACCTGCCGAGGACATGAGGAGCACAGGGGACGTGGTGAAGAAGCCTCCAGAGGTTAAGACCAAGAAGTTCTTATACATAGATAAGGTGAGGCACCTAGGAGGCTTGAGAAGTCCTACTGCTCGTCACTAGTTGTCTGATTACTTTGATAGGAAAATGAAAGAGAGAAGACAAAGTCACAAGAAAAAAATTGTATATAAAATGGAGGTTTATGTGATTTGTTTTCAAGGTTTTCTTTTGTTGTTTCATGTAAGTAAACTGATTCACAAAATCAAAatgacatttttttattattattataattgttaaaaaaaatggaaTTATTTGTTTCTAGTCCTTTTGGCAGTCAGGataattttatgatttattttttttcatataatttaaaaatgaattgCGCGACCGTAATATTGTTACTATCATATTTGTTTATTTTGTAACAGTTATTATAAATTTAGAATAGTTATGATTTATAAGTGTTAGAAGAAGCTATTGATTAGTATAATAAAATTGTATATTGTCACAAGTTATATGATCAACTATGAATCAGCTATTGTAATAAatcttaataataaataaaatgataTTCTTTTTAAAGTTTAATAAGGTAATCCATAATTTATCTCTCTTTATGTAATTTAACAATAGATTATGAGGAACAATTTGAGgtgaatataattattttttattataataaaaaaataaaattattttatgaattgaCATAGTTAGTACATGTACAACTATTTATTTCTAATAGATGAATCAATTCTTACCAAGTATAAAATGTTTCTCATACAAAGGATCCATATGTTAAGTACAATGTCTTCAATAATTTACCTATCTTTTATAATGAATGGTTTGGGTGAATGATATTTTATtccaatgaaaaattgaaattaaaatgacGTTCGCAGAGTTATCTTTTTCAAAACAAcatttatcataaaaaaaaatttatttctaataGCAACTTACGAATACCTTCATAACATGTAGTAGATTACTATCAGTCTATCACAacgtattaaaataaatatttttaataaacttatttaaaataatatatataaagtgattgttatatataaaaaaatctttatCAGGCAAAAATACTTAAATTTAattgaaatatatttaaaatggtaaaaaaaaatttaaaactattataatcaattttttaaaactttaaattcaaTATTAGAGCAGCAATTTAATGGCTAAATGGctgttaataataattttatagtattttttattattttaaaatgactttaATATTTTTAAGAGATCTGGACAtctttttacatttacttttacttttacttttacttttaattttaattttaattttaatttaaattttcattttcattttcattttcattttcattcttaTCTCTAGAAAATCACAAAATTGGACATCAGTCGCCTATCAAATCTGCTCGTGTCAACTCGCGTGGTAGTGTGATTGATGGAGTAGGTCACCTCACCTCACtctctctcttctttctcctccttCGTCGCTCCAGTACGCAGGCAAACCCTCGCACAGTAAATAGATTGAACAGCAACCTCGTAATCCGCGTGTCGACGCAAAACACGGGCGCCCTctcccccccctctctctctcttcctctgcTTTCGCCACCATCGTCGACTCCGCCGGGGCCGACCGTACACAGGATTGGCCAAGTAGGCATGCGTTTAATCAATCATTCATCCGAACAGAGAAATTTCATTTCCCCTCTAAACTTTATAGTCTTTTTGTTCACCCCTGATAATTCAGAATATTAGATTTACTCTCATTATTTGTAAAATAAAATGAATATTTCTTTTATGTGAAAGAATATTTAGATTTACTGTTTTAGGTCGCGTtggaattgtgtgataagatgtaatattttaaattataagtGGCATGTGAAAAGTCGAAAAAGTATGAGGTGCAATATGAAATATTCTCATCGAATCACGTCGACACGTAACTAGCGGAGCAGTTGGAGTCTTTCTTTCCGCTCCTGTTCTTGTTATGTCTTCTGCAAAGATAGTGCTCTGCTTATTGTTCTAAAAAAGGACACGAATTTTGAAAGTGAATTGGAATATCTCTCTTATGGATGTCAATGATTAAATTAGATGGgattacttattttttaaaatttaatccaaATCTGATGAGAACCTGAGTTCAATCTGAAattctaaaatttgaatttaaataaccAACCCAATCAATCCGACTCAATTAACCTCTTATCACTATTTTACTATTCATTAAATCATAAATTTGAGTCCACCCAGATCAATCTGAACTCGacataaaaatatttaacctgAAAACCTTTAATCTAAATTTAACTCGAATCTGAAAATATccaatctaaatttaatttttttttggattgaCTCAAATTGAGTCATCAGGTCAAATTCATTTTTAATACCCCTAATCCCTATGTTCTATTAATTGTTCTAGAGGGTCCTGGGACTATTGTGTGGAACCATACTATCTTCTACTCtcatatttagtaatttttaaatcCTGAGTTGATTATCGCATGGTAAGGTCCAATTATTTTTCATATACGATGATTATCGCACCGGATGAATTTCACATTTCATAAAATTTAGTAATTTCCATACCTCAACAGTGCATAATTGATTAAAAGATGGTAAATTattacaatgaaaattaattcTTAATGGAAACGGATGCATATGATAAAAAATGATTCATTTGTTCTATTATCCGTCAATTTATCTTAGACTAACAGGAAAGAAGCACAACGCAAACGGATACATGTCCTAAAATAAAAAAGTGCTCTAACTCCTTAATCAGCTACTTGTCAACTATAAATTTACCTCTTAAGTTATCTTCTTAGTATTTATTAATTTCCCCTTCCATTTCGATCTCATCTCACTTCCGATTAAATCATTCCGCttcttttgtcttttttttttctctcttgtttatttttttctttcttgtccTTATGGTATAACTGCGTTAATTATCAGATGACAAATTTATAGAAACCCTTGCAtaatttctttctttatgttttttCCTTTTGTCTGCGGAAAGTTAACTAGGGAGGAGAGAAAAAGGCGAGAGCTTTCTGCGATCTGACGGGTCTCCCTGCGCTTTTCGAGAGAAAGATATGGCGTCGGCGGCGGCAGCAGCGGCGGCTAACCGGTTGGCTGGAGGTGCAGGGGAGGAGCAGGAAGAGGAGCAGAGTGCGTTTCTTCGCGACCACCGGCGGTCGTGCTACCACGTGCCGCAGCAGAGCCGGAGGGAGAAGCTCAGATTCCCTACGCACAGCTCTCTCTCCATCGACTCGTCCTCGTCGCGGATCGGCCGGTCGGCGCCGCACGGGCCGTTTACAGGCTACGCCGCGGTGCTCGGCCGCTCCCGGTTTCTCCAACCTGCGTTGAGGCTTCTAGAGGAGGTGTGCCAGGTGGGGCAGCAACGACGGCGAGCAGGAAGCCTCGGGGACGCGCTTTTGGGCGCAGATATGACGGAGAGGAAGGAGTTCTCCCCTGTAACCGGCGGGGAGCACCGCCGGAGGAAGACACGGCTAAATTGTCTGCTCGATGAGGTGAGCCATCCATTTCctctatttttttatcttttccgATCGATCGTCACTGTGGTTTATTCCGTTCGGATGATAATCTCTAGGTTCACAGAAGATACAAACAATATTATCATCAGATGCAAGCCGTCGTCACCTCGTTCGAGGCTGTCGCAGGATTGAGCAATGCGGCTCCGTACGCCTCAATGGCTCTCGAGGCCATGACCAAGCACTTCAGTGGCCTGGGGAGCATTATCTCCGGCCAACTCCGTCCGACGACCGACGGTCTCGGAAACGAAGGCGTCAATCGAGAACCAACGGCGAGCTCCTCGCTTCTGAACAGAAGCTGTTGTTTCCATGGGCCGCCGGCGGCAGAAGCCGTCGCCACCTTCGCGCAGCCACACTTCTGGCGTCCGCAGAGAGGGCTTCCTGAGCGGGCAGTCGCCGTGCTCCGTGCCTGGCTCTTCGAACACTTCCTGCACCCGTGAGTCGACCCCCATGTTCTCCTTCTGCGTCCAAATTAATGCTGATAGCAATTTTTCTTCTGAAACATGTTTCAGGTATCCCACCGACGTCGACAAGCAAAATTTGGCTAAACAGACAGGATTGACAAGAAACCAGGTGAAAACGAAACACAATCAGATTCGTCCAAAGCAGTTTCTATGCGTGCGTGATTCTAGTTCTGCTTCCTCCCTCTTGATCAGGTTTCTAACTGGTTTATCAACGCGAGAGTGCGAGTATGGAAGCCGATGGTCGAGGAAGTGCACGCCCTGGAGATGCGCGAGAAGAGCAAGATGTCTGGAAATGGCGATCGCGGCCAGCCTCCACAAATCCAGACCGCGAGCTCAAGAAGTCGCACCGATCAGTACCCATCGACGCACATTCGAGAACCTCCACTTGAATCTGCTGATCATTGCAGGAATGGAGTCTCACTCACGTTGGGACTCCACCGGAATGTTGGAATTCACTTTTCCGACTCGCTTCACGGCCCAGAGGAGTGCTCATGTTGCTGCTTGTACGAGGAGATGAATAAATAGGCTTGTTAATGTAATTTGTTTGCCAAGACACTGCTTTCTTAATCTGTAAAAGCATATCGATTGCAGATAATCATCCTGTTTCGTTGTCTTCTTTAATTTTTGTTTTGCTATGTCGACTTTGGGATTAGTTTAAGGTGACCACTGTGGAAGGACAGTGACCTACAAAACTAGTGACGGTCTGAGAAAAGCCAATTGATACATAGGGAAGTGCATTGGAAATGACATGCTCTGTCAAAGCTGTCTTGATTGATCTTGTTGAAGTCACTGGTAGTTGGTGCCATGTGAATGACTATACCTTTTTTTTCTTCATgtaatattgttttttttttccaaataaattattttttaagttttataaATGTTATAATTGCACAGTGTGGTACCTCTgttgattaaaaatgaaatatcaattataatttataattattataatataatattaataaatGTGAAATAATATTGATGGATAGTTATGTAATggttatattataatattattattattagtatttATAAAAGTCATCCAGGGTGACAATAGTTGATATTTATAtaagtatttattttaataaattttattattaatttttaatggaAGTAAAATATATCATTAGGTGTGGAGTTAGAGTGGAAATCTTGGATGGAAAGTCAAAGTTAATTGGAGTCCGGACACCCAAAGTTATTCCGGCTCTCGGGAGTCTGGGCACCCGGAGCCATTCAAGCTGCTCGGAGTCTGGGCACCCAGGGCTATTTCGGGCACCCGATTTGACTTGGTCCAGCCGAGGTGCTCCTGTGCGAAGGCAGTCCAAG contains:
- the LOC121997384 gene encoding BEL1-like homeodomain protein 9 isoform X2: MASAAAAAAANRLAGGAGEEQEEEQSAFLRDHRRSCYHVPQQSRREKLRFPTHSSLSIDSSSSRIGRSAPHGPFTGYAAVLGRSRFLQPALRLLEEVCQVGQQRRRAGSLGDALLGADMTERKEFSPVTGGEHRRRKTRLNCLLDEVHRRYKQYYHQMQAVVTSFEAVAGLSNAAPYASMALEAMTKHFSGLGSIISGQLRPTTDGLGNEGVNREPTASSSLLNRSCCFHGPPAAEAVATFAQPHFWRPQRGLPERAVAVLRAWLFEHFLHPYPTDVDKQNLAKQTGLTRNQVSNWFINARVRVWKPMVEEVHALEMREKSKMSGNGDRGQPPQIQTASSRSRTDQYPSTHIREPPLESADHCRNGVSLTLGLHRNVGIHFSDSLHGPEECSCCCLYEEMNK
- the LOC121997384 gene encoding BEL1-like homeodomain protein 9 isoform X1, with the protein product MASAAAAAAANRLAGGAGEEQEEEQSAFLRDHRRSCYHVPQQSRREKLRFPTHSSLSIDSSSSRIGRSAPHGPFTGYAAVLGRSRFLQPALRLLEEVCQVGQQRRRAGSLGDALLGADMTERKEFSPVTGGEHRRRKTRLNCLLDEVHRRYKQYYHQMQAVVTSFEAVAGLSNAAPYASMALEAMTKHFSGLGSIISGQLRPTTDGLGNEGVNREPTASSSLLNRSCCFHGPPAAEAVATFAQPHFWRPQRGLPERAVAVLRAWLFEHFLHPYPTDVDKQNLAKQTGLTRNQVKTKHNQIRPKQFLCVRDSSSASSLLIRFLTGLSTRECEYGSRWSRKCTPWRCARRARCLEMAIAASLHKSRPRAQEVAPISTHRRTFENLHLNLLIIAGMESHSRWDSTGMLEFTFPTRFTAQRSAHVAACTRR